Proteins from a single region of Artemia franciscana chromosome 20, ASM3288406v1, whole genome shotgun sequence:
- the LOC136039985 gene encoding uncharacterized protein LOC136039985, with protein MILSNSQHGFRRNKLVETNLLETYNIITKLLDPDIPFDLILLDLAKAFDNVSHRRLLIELLSAGLNQMTVGWLICFLTKRTQRVRRFGSGGQKIYSKPCDIISGVLQGTVLGPTLFLIYINDLATRVSNNITLFADDSKLFGRAHSASLQADLDHINEWAEEWLLSFNISKCCVLHFGSKNENTVYSMWDPEKRTRIDLQTHNEERDLGVLADNQVKFHSHIRNVVSKSNTGLGLLKRSITSRSP; from the coding sequence ATGATACTTTCTAATAGCCAACATGGATTCCGTCGCAATAAGTTGGTGGAAACCAATCTACTTGAAACTTATAATATCATCACCAAGCTCCTTGACCCTGATATACCTTTTGACCTGATTCTCCTTGATCTAGCCAAAGCGTTTGACAATGTTTCCCACAGAAGGCTTCTCATAGAGCTTCTCTCTGCAGGCCTGAACCAGATGACGGTCGGTTGGCTCATATGTTTTCTCACTAAACGCACACAAAGGGTCAGACGATTTGGATCAGGTGGTCAGAAGATATACTCCAAACCTTGCGATATCATCAGTGGTGTCTTACAAGGTACAGTCCTTGGCCCAACCCTCTTCTTGATTTACATCAATGATTTAGCCACCAGGGTCAGTAACAATATCACACTATTTGCCGATGATTCTAAGCTTTTCGGTCGAGCACACAGCGCAAGCCTCCAAGCCGATCTTGACCATATAAACGAGTGGGCTGAAGAGTGGCTACTGTCATTCAACATCAGCAAATGCTGTGTCTTGCACTTTGGATCAAAGAATGAAAACACAGTGTACTCAATGTGGGATCCTGAGAAGCGAACAAGGATTGACCTTCAAACCCACAATGAAGAAAGGGACTTAGGTGTACTCGCTGATAATCAAGTCAAGTTCCACTCCCACATAAGGAATGTGGTTTCTAAATCTAATACAGGACTTGGCCTACTCAAGAGATCTATTACAAGCAGATCACCCTAA